From one Xiphias gladius isolate SHS-SW01 ecotype Sanya breed wild chromosome 12, ASM1685928v1, whole genome shotgun sequence genomic stretch:
- the clcn3 gene encoding H(+)/Cl(-) exchange transporter 3 isoform X7, whose protein sequence is MEEEDAAADPYLPYDGGGDTIPLQEIPRRGSNYAMSNGGGAASSTTHLLDFLEEPIPGVGTYDDFHTIDWVREKCKDRERHRKINSKKKESAWEFTKSLYDAWSGWLVVTLTGLASGALAGLIDIAADWMNDLKEGVCLSAMWFNHEQCCWTSNETTFAERDKCPQWKSWAELILGQAEGPGSYIMNYFMYIYWALSFAFLAVCLVKVFAPYACGSGIPEIKTILSGFIIRGYLGKWTLMIKTITLVLAVASGLSLGKEGPLVHVACCCGNIFSYLFPKYSKNEAKKREVLSAASAAGVSVAFGAPIGGVLFSLEEVSYYFPLKTLWRSFFAALVAAFVLRSINPFGNSRLVLFYVEYHTPWYLFELIPFILLGVFGGLWGAFFIRANIAWCRRRKSTRFGKYPVLEVILVAAITAVVAFPNPYTRQNTSELIKELFTDCGPLESSQLCQYRSQMNGSKAFTDNPNRPAGPGVYAAMWQLCLALIFKIIMTIFTFGLKVPSGLFIPSMAIGAIAGRIVGIAVEQLAYYHHDWFLFKEWCEVGADCITPGLYAMVGAAACLGGVTRMTVSLVVIVFELTGGLEYIVPLMAAVMTSKWVGDAFGREGIYEAHIRLNGYPFLDAKEEFTHTTLAREVMRPRRSDPPLAVLTQDDLTVEELQGIINETSYNGFPVIVSKESQRLVGFALRRDITIAIENARRKQEGIMLNSRVYFTQHAPTLPADSPRPLKLRSILDMSPFTVTDHTPMEIVVDIFRKLGLRQCLVTHNGRLLGIITKKDILRHMAQMANQDPESIMFN, encoded by the exons gGTCTAACTACGCCATGTCTAACGGGGGCGGGGCCGCCAGCAGCACCACTCACCTGTTGGACTTCCTAGAGGAGCCCATCCCTGGTGTGGGGACCTACGACGACTTCCACACCATCGACTGGGTGCGTGAGAAGTGCAAGGACCGCGAGAGGCACAGGAAG ATTAACAGTAAGAAAAAGGAATCAGCATGGGAGTTCACAAAGAGCTTGTACGATGCCTGGTCTGGGTGGCTGGTGGTGACGCTCACCGGCCTGGCCTCAG gTGCTTTGGCTGGCTTGATTGACATTGCTGCTGATTGGATGAACGACCTGAAGGAGGGCGTGTGTCTGAGCGCCATGTGGTTCAACCACGAGCAGTGCTGCTGGACGTCCAATGAGACCACCTTCGCTGAGCGGGACAAGTGTCCTCAGTGGAAGAGCTGGGCTGAGCTAATACTAGGGCAGGCCGAG GGTCCCGGCTCTTACATCATGAACTACTTCATGTACATCTACTGGGCTCTTTCCTTCGCCTTCCTGGCTGTCTGTCTGGTGAAGGTGTTTGCTCCCTACGCCTGCGGCTCGGGGATCCCTGAG ATCAAGACCATCCTGAGTGGGTTTATCATCCGGGGCTACCTGGGCAAGTGGACCCTGATGATCAAGACCATTACTCTAGTGCTGGCTGTGGCGTCCGGCCTCAGCCTGGGGAAAGAGGGCCCCCTGGTCCACGTGGCCTGCTGCTGTGGGAACATCTTCTCCTACCTCTTTCCCAAGTACAGCAAGAACGAGGCCAAGAAACGagag GTTCTCTCTGCTGCGTCTGCGGCTGGGGTGTCCGTGGCTTTTGGAGCCCCGATAGGAGGAGTTCTCTTCAGCTTGGAGGAG gtaAGCTACTACTTCCCCCTTAAGACGCTGTGGCGCTCCTTCTTCGCCGCCCTGGTGGCGGCCTTCGTGCTGCGATCCATCAACCCCTTCGGTAACAGTCGTCTGGTGCTGTTCTACGTGGAGTACCACACACCGTGGTACCTGTTTGAGCTCATCCCTTTCATCCTCCTGGGAGTTTTTGGAGGCCTCTGGGGAGCCTTCTTCATCCGAGCCAACATTGCCTGGTGCCGGCGGCGCAAGTCAACGCGCTTCG GAAAGTACCCAGTGTTGGAGGTGATCCTTGTGGCCGCCATCACAGCTGTCGTGGCGTTCCCGAACCCATACACCCGTCAGAACACCAGTGAGTTGATAAAGGAGTTGTTCACCGACTGTGGCCCACTGGAGTCCTCGCAGCTCTGCCAGTACCGCAGCCAGATGAACGGCAGTAAGGCCTTCACCGACAACCCCAACCGGCCGGCGGGGCCCGGCGTCTATGCTGCCATGTGGCAACTCTGCCTGGCGCTCATCTTTAAGATAATCATGACCATATTCACATTTGGACTCAAG GTACCATCGGGCTTGTTCATCCCCAGCATGGCCATCGGGGCGATCGCAGGGCGAATCGTTGGTATTGCAGTGGAGCAGCTGGCCTATTATCACCATGACTGGTTCCTGTTCAAAGAGTGGTGCGAGGTTGGAGCCGACTGCATCACTCCAGGGCTCTATGCCATGGTGGGGGCTGCGGCATGTCTGG GTGGCGTGACCCGTATGACCGTCTCCCTGGTTGTCATTGTCTTTGAGCTGACAGGCGGGTTGGAGTACATCGTCCCCCTCATGGCCGCTGTCATGACCAGCAAATGGGTGGGGGACGCGTTCGGCCGCGAGGGGATCTACGAGGCCCACATCCGTCTGAACGGATACCCCTTTCTGGACGCCAAGGAGGAATTCACACACACCACGCTGGCCAGGGAGGTGATGAGGCCACGACGCAGCGACCCGCCGTTAGCAGTGCTGACGCAGGACGACCTGAcggtggaggagctgcagggCATCATCAACGAAACCAGTTATAATGGTTTCCCTGTGATAGTGTCCAAGGAGTCCCAGAGGCTGGTGGGCTTTGCTCTGCGAAGGGACATCACTATCGCTATAG AAAATGCCCGTCGTAAGCAGGAGGGCATCATGTTAAACTCCAGGGTCTACTTCACTCAGCACGCACCCACCCTGCCGGCTGACAGCCCTCGGCCCCTCAAGCTGCGCTCCATCCTGGACATGAGCCCCTTCACCGTCACCGACCACACGCCCATGGAGATCGTGGTGGACATCTTCAGAAAGCTGGGGCTGCGCCAGTGCCTGGTCACCCACAACGG GCGGCTTCTTGGtattatcacaaaaaaagataTCCTTCGTCACATGGCTCAAATGGCAAACCAAGATCCCGAGTCCATCATGTTCAACTGA
- the clcn3 gene encoding H(+)/Cl(-) exchange transporter 3 isoform X4 — MESEQLYHRGYCRNSYNSIASASSDEELLDGAGVIMDFHTTEDDNLLDGDAASPGSNYAMSNGGGAASSTTHLLDFLEEPIPGVGTYDDFHTIDWVREKCKDRERHRKINSKKKESAWEFTKSLYDAWSGWLVVTLTGLASGALAGLIDIAADWMNDLKEGVCLSAMWFNHEQCCWTSNETTFAERDKCPQWKSWAELILGQAEGPGSYIMNYFMYIYWALSFAFLAVCLVKVFAPYACGSGIPEIKTILSGFIIRGYLGKWTLMIKTITLVLAVASGLSLGKEGPLVHVACCCGNIFSYLFPKYSKNEAKKREVLSAASAAGVSVAFGAPIGGVLFSLEEVSYYFPLKTLWRSFFAALVAAFVLRSINPFGNSRLVLFYVEYHTPWYLFELIPFILLGVFGGLWGAFFIRANIAWCRRRKSTRFGKYPVLEVILVAAITAVVAFPNPYTRQNTSELIKELFTDCGPLESSQLCQYRSQMNGSKAFTDNPNRPAGPGVYAAMWQLCLALIFKIIMTIFTFGLKVPSGLFIPSMAIGAIAGRIVGIAVEQLAYYHHDWFLFKEWCEVGADCITPGLYAMVGAAACLGGVTRMTVSLVVIVFELTGGLEYIVPLMAAVMTSKWVGDAFGREGIYEAHIRLNGYPFLDAKEEFTHTTLAREVMRPRRSDPPLAVLTQDDLTVEELQGIINETSYNGFPVIVSKESQRLVGFALRRDITIAIENARRKQEGIMLNSRVYFTQHAPTLPADSPRPLKLRSILDMSPFTVTDHTPMEIVVDIFRKLGLRQCLVTHNGIVLGIITKKNILEHLEELKQHMEPLIDDI, encoded by the exons gGTCTAACTACGCCATGTCTAACGGGGGCGGGGCCGCCAGCAGCACCACTCACCTGTTGGACTTCCTAGAGGAGCCCATCCCTGGTGTGGGGACCTACGACGACTTCCACACCATCGACTGGGTGCGTGAGAAGTGCAAGGACCGCGAGAGGCACAGGAAG ATTAACAGTAAGAAAAAGGAATCAGCATGGGAGTTCACAAAGAGCTTGTACGATGCCTGGTCTGGGTGGCTGGTGGTGACGCTCACCGGCCTGGCCTCAG gTGCTTTGGCTGGCTTGATTGACATTGCTGCTGATTGGATGAACGACCTGAAGGAGGGCGTGTGTCTGAGCGCCATGTGGTTCAACCACGAGCAGTGCTGCTGGACGTCCAATGAGACCACCTTCGCTGAGCGGGACAAGTGTCCTCAGTGGAAGAGCTGGGCTGAGCTAATACTAGGGCAGGCCGAG GGTCCCGGCTCTTACATCATGAACTACTTCATGTACATCTACTGGGCTCTTTCCTTCGCCTTCCTGGCTGTCTGTCTGGTGAAGGTGTTTGCTCCCTACGCCTGCGGCTCGGGGATCCCTGAG ATCAAGACCATCCTGAGTGGGTTTATCATCCGGGGCTACCTGGGCAAGTGGACCCTGATGATCAAGACCATTACTCTAGTGCTGGCTGTGGCGTCCGGCCTCAGCCTGGGGAAAGAGGGCCCCCTGGTCCACGTGGCCTGCTGCTGTGGGAACATCTTCTCCTACCTCTTTCCCAAGTACAGCAAGAACGAGGCCAAGAAACGagag GTTCTCTCTGCTGCGTCTGCGGCTGGGGTGTCCGTGGCTTTTGGAGCCCCGATAGGAGGAGTTCTCTTCAGCTTGGAGGAG gtaAGCTACTACTTCCCCCTTAAGACGCTGTGGCGCTCCTTCTTCGCCGCCCTGGTGGCGGCCTTCGTGCTGCGATCCATCAACCCCTTCGGTAACAGTCGTCTGGTGCTGTTCTACGTGGAGTACCACACACCGTGGTACCTGTTTGAGCTCATCCCTTTCATCCTCCTGGGAGTTTTTGGAGGCCTCTGGGGAGCCTTCTTCATCCGAGCCAACATTGCCTGGTGCCGGCGGCGCAAGTCAACGCGCTTCG GAAAGTACCCAGTGTTGGAGGTGATCCTTGTGGCCGCCATCACAGCTGTCGTGGCGTTCCCGAACCCATACACCCGTCAGAACACCAGTGAGTTGATAAAGGAGTTGTTCACCGACTGTGGCCCACTGGAGTCCTCGCAGCTCTGCCAGTACCGCAGCCAGATGAACGGCAGTAAGGCCTTCACCGACAACCCCAACCGGCCGGCGGGGCCCGGCGTCTATGCTGCCATGTGGCAACTCTGCCTGGCGCTCATCTTTAAGATAATCATGACCATATTCACATTTGGACTCAAG GTACCATCGGGCTTGTTCATCCCCAGCATGGCCATCGGGGCGATCGCAGGGCGAATCGTTGGTATTGCAGTGGAGCAGCTGGCCTATTATCACCATGACTGGTTCCTGTTCAAAGAGTGGTGCGAGGTTGGAGCCGACTGCATCACTCCAGGGCTCTATGCCATGGTGGGGGCTGCGGCATGTCTGG GTGGCGTGACCCGTATGACCGTCTCCCTGGTTGTCATTGTCTTTGAGCTGACAGGCGGGTTGGAGTACATCGTCCCCCTCATGGCCGCTGTCATGACCAGCAAATGGGTGGGGGACGCGTTCGGCCGCGAGGGGATCTACGAGGCCCACATCCGTCTGAACGGATACCCCTTTCTGGACGCCAAGGAGGAATTCACACACACCACGCTGGCCAGGGAGGTGATGAGGCCACGACGCAGCGACCCGCCGTTAGCAGTGCTGACGCAGGACGACCTGAcggtggaggagctgcagggCATCATCAACGAAACCAGTTATAATGGTTTCCCTGTGATAGTGTCCAAGGAGTCCCAGAGGCTGGTGGGCTTTGCTCTGCGAAGGGACATCACTATCGCTATAG AAAATGCCCGTCGTAAGCAGGAGGGCATCATGTTAAACTCCAGGGTCTACTTCACTCAGCACGCACCCACCCTGCCGGCTGACAGCCCTCGGCCCCTCAAGCTGCGCTCCATCCTGGACATGAGCCCCTTCACCGTCACCGACCACACGCCCATGGAGATCGTGGTGGACATCTTCAGAAAGCTGGGGCTGCGCCAGTGCCTGGTCACCCACAACGG GATTGTGTTGGGCATCATCACAAAGAAGAATATATTAGAGCATCTGGAAGAGCTCAAGCAACACATGGAGCCCCTG ATTGACGACATCTGA
- the clcn3 gene encoding H(+)/Cl(-) exchange transporter 3 isoform X6 — MESEQLYHRGYCRNSYNSIASASSDEELLDGAGVIMDFHTTEDDNLLDGDAASPGSNYAMSNGGGAASSTTHLLDFLEEPIPGVGTYDDFHTIDWVREKCKDRERHRKINSKKKESAWEFTKSLYDAWSGWLVVTLTGLASGALAGLIDIAADWMNDLKEGVCLSAMWFNHEQCCWTSNETTFAERDKCPQWKSWAELILGQAEGPGSYIMNYFMYIYWALSFAFLAVCLVKVFAPYACGSGIPEIKTILSGFIIRGYLGKWTLMIKTITLVLAVASGLSLGKEGPLVHVACCCGNIFSYLFPKYSKNEAKKREVLSAASAAGVSVAFGAPIGGVLFSLEEVSYYFPLKTLWRSFFAALVAAFVLRSINPFGNSRLVLFYVEYHTPWYLFELIPFILLGVFGGLWGAFFIRANIAWCRRRKSTRFGKYPVLEVILVAAITAVVAFPNPYTRQNTSELIKELFTDCGPLESSQLCQYRSQMNGSKAFTDNPNRPAGPGVYAAMWQLCLALIFKIIMTIFTFGLKVPSGLFIPSMAIGAIAGRIVGIAVEQLAYYHHDWFLFKEWCEVGADCITPGLYAMVGAAACLGGVTRMTVSLVVIVFELTGGLEYIVPLMAAVMTSKWVGDAFGREGIYEAHIRLNGYPFLDAKEEFTHTTLAREVMRPRRSDPPLAVLTQDDLTVEELQGIINETSYNGFPVIVSKESQRLVGFALRRDITIAIENARRKQEGIMLNSRVYFTQHAPTLPADSPRPLKLRSILDMSPFTVTDHTPMEIVVDIFRKLGLRQCLVTHNGLTTSDPSP; from the exons gGTCTAACTACGCCATGTCTAACGGGGGCGGGGCCGCCAGCAGCACCACTCACCTGTTGGACTTCCTAGAGGAGCCCATCCCTGGTGTGGGGACCTACGACGACTTCCACACCATCGACTGGGTGCGTGAGAAGTGCAAGGACCGCGAGAGGCACAGGAAG ATTAACAGTAAGAAAAAGGAATCAGCATGGGAGTTCACAAAGAGCTTGTACGATGCCTGGTCTGGGTGGCTGGTGGTGACGCTCACCGGCCTGGCCTCAG gTGCTTTGGCTGGCTTGATTGACATTGCTGCTGATTGGATGAACGACCTGAAGGAGGGCGTGTGTCTGAGCGCCATGTGGTTCAACCACGAGCAGTGCTGCTGGACGTCCAATGAGACCACCTTCGCTGAGCGGGACAAGTGTCCTCAGTGGAAGAGCTGGGCTGAGCTAATACTAGGGCAGGCCGAG GGTCCCGGCTCTTACATCATGAACTACTTCATGTACATCTACTGGGCTCTTTCCTTCGCCTTCCTGGCTGTCTGTCTGGTGAAGGTGTTTGCTCCCTACGCCTGCGGCTCGGGGATCCCTGAG ATCAAGACCATCCTGAGTGGGTTTATCATCCGGGGCTACCTGGGCAAGTGGACCCTGATGATCAAGACCATTACTCTAGTGCTGGCTGTGGCGTCCGGCCTCAGCCTGGGGAAAGAGGGCCCCCTGGTCCACGTGGCCTGCTGCTGTGGGAACATCTTCTCCTACCTCTTTCCCAAGTACAGCAAGAACGAGGCCAAGAAACGagag GTTCTCTCTGCTGCGTCTGCGGCTGGGGTGTCCGTGGCTTTTGGAGCCCCGATAGGAGGAGTTCTCTTCAGCTTGGAGGAG gtaAGCTACTACTTCCCCCTTAAGACGCTGTGGCGCTCCTTCTTCGCCGCCCTGGTGGCGGCCTTCGTGCTGCGATCCATCAACCCCTTCGGTAACAGTCGTCTGGTGCTGTTCTACGTGGAGTACCACACACCGTGGTACCTGTTTGAGCTCATCCCTTTCATCCTCCTGGGAGTTTTTGGAGGCCTCTGGGGAGCCTTCTTCATCCGAGCCAACATTGCCTGGTGCCGGCGGCGCAAGTCAACGCGCTTCG GAAAGTACCCAGTGTTGGAGGTGATCCTTGTGGCCGCCATCACAGCTGTCGTGGCGTTCCCGAACCCATACACCCGTCAGAACACCAGTGAGTTGATAAAGGAGTTGTTCACCGACTGTGGCCCACTGGAGTCCTCGCAGCTCTGCCAGTACCGCAGCCAGATGAACGGCAGTAAGGCCTTCACCGACAACCCCAACCGGCCGGCGGGGCCCGGCGTCTATGCTGCCATGTGGCAACTCTGCCTGGCGCTCATCTTTAAGATAATCATGACCATATTCACATTTGGACTCAAG GTACCATCGGGCTTGTTCATCCCCAGCATGGCCATCGGGGCGATCGCAGGGCGAATCGTTGGTATTGCAGTGGAGCAGCTGGCCTATTATCACCATGACTGGTTCCTGTTCAAAGAGTGGTGCGAGGTTGGAGCCGACTGCATCACTCCAGGGCTCTATGCCATGGTGGGGGCTGCGGCATGTCTGG GTGGCGTGACCCGTATGACCGTCTCCCTGGTTGTCATTGTCTTTGAGCTGACAGGCGGGTTGGAGTACATCGTCCCCCTCATGGCCGCTGTCATGACCAGCAAATGGGTGGGGGACGCGTTCGGCCGCGAGGGGATCTACGAGGCCCACATCCGTCTGAACGGATACCCCTTTCTGGACGCCAAGGAGGAATTCACACACACCACGCTGGCCAGGGAGGTGATGAGGCCACGACGCAGCGACCCGCCGTTAGCAGTGCTGACGCAGGACGACCTGAcggtggaggagctgcagggCATCATCAACGAAACCAGTTATAATGGTTTCCCTGTGATAGTGTCCAAGGAGTCCCAGAGGCTGGTGGGCTTTGCTCTGCGAAGGGACATCACTATCGCTATAG AAAATGCCCGTCGTAAGCAGGAGGGCATCATGTTAAACTCCAGGGTCTACTTCACTCAGCACGCACCCACCCTGCCGGCTGACAGCCCTCGGCCCCTCAAGCTGCGCTCCATCCTGGACATGAGCCCCTTCACCGTCACCGACCACACGCCCATGGAGATCGTGGTGGACATCTTCAGAAAGCTGGGGCTGCGCCAGTGCCTGGTCACCCACAACGG ATTGACGACATCTGACCCGTCGCCTTAA